Proteins from one Flammeovirgaceae bacterium genomic window:
- the secE gene encoding preprotein translocase subunit SecE — translation MEKVKNYILDSIDEIRNKVSWPKFADLQSSAILVLVASLIFAIVIGLIDLGFKNALEFFYKEF, via the coding sequence ATGGAAAAAGTTAAAAACTACATTCTTGATTCGATAGACGAGATACGCAACAAGGTGTCGTGGCCAAAATTTGCCGACCTTCAGAGCAGCGCCATTTTGGTGCTGGTGGCGTCCCTGATCTTTGCGATAGTGATAGGATTGATAGACCTGGGCTTTAAAAATGCCCTGGAATTTTTCTATAAAGAGTTTTAA
- the tuf gene encoding elongation factor Tu, whose product MAKEKFDRSKPHVNIGTIGHVDHGKTTLTAAITKVLSSKGLASMRDFSSIDNAPEEKERGITINTSHVEYATENRHYAHVDCPGHADYVKNMVTGAAQMDGAILVVAATDGPMPQTREHILLARQVGVPALVVFMNKVDLVDDPELLELVEMEIRELLSYYDFPGDDTPIIQGSALGALNDEPKWVEKVEELMKAVDEYIPLPTRLIDKDFLMPVEDVFSITGRGTVATGRIERGVVNTGDAVQILGMGAEGLSSTITGVEMFRKILDRGEAGDNVGLLLRGIEKDQICRGMVICKPNSVTPHSKFKAEVYVLSKEEGGRHTPFFNKYRPQFYFRTTDVTGEIMLPSGVEMVMPGDNVSIEVSLINKIAMEKGLRFAIREGGRTVGSGQVTEILD is encoded by the coding sequence ATGGCTAAAGAAAAATTTGACCGTTCAAAACCTCACGTAAATATTGGGACCATCGGTCACGTTGACCATGGCAAGACCACGCTCACTGCAGCGATTACCAAGGTTTTGTCCTCCAAAGGGCTTGCTTCAATGAGGGACTTCTCCTCTATTGACAACGCCCCTGAGGAAAAGGAAAGGGGTATTACCATTAATACCTCTCACGTTGAGTACGCTACCGAAAACCGCCACTATGCGCACGTTGACTGTCCGGGCCACGCTGACTATGTGAAGAACATGGTTACGGGTGCCGCACAGATGGACGGTGCCATCCTGGTGGTGGCCGCCACAGACGGCCCTATGCCCCAAACCCGGGAGCATATCCTGTTGGCACGCCAGGTAGGGGTACCTGCCCTGGTGGTTTTCATGAACAAGGTGGACCTGGTGGACGACCCCGAATTGTTGGAGTTGGTGGAAATGGAGATCAGGGAACTTCTCTCTTATTACGATTTCCCCGGTGACGACACCCCTATTATCCAGGGATCTGCTTTGGGCGCCCTGAACGATGAGCCCAAGTGGGTCGAAAAGGTGGAAGAATTGATGAAAGCCGTGGACGAATATATCCCGCTGCCTACCCGTCTGATCGACAAAGATTTCCTTATGCCAGTGGAGGACGTTTTCTCCATCACTGGCCGTGGCACGGTGGCAACCGGGCGTATTGAGCGCGGTGTTGTCAACACGGGCGATGCAGTCCAAATCCTTGGAATGGGCGCGGAAGGGCTTTCTTCCACCATCACCGGTGTGGAGATGTTCCGCAAAATCCTTGACAGGGGCGAGGCTGGCGACAACGTGGGCCTTTTGCTCCGCGGTATCGAAAAAGACCAGATTTGCCGCGGGATGGTGATCTGCAAACCAAATTCCGTTACCCCCCACTCCAAGTTCAAGGCCGAGGTATACGTACTGAGCAAGGAAGAAGGTGGCCGTCATACGCCATTCTTCAACAAATACCGCCCTCAGTTCTACTTCCGGACCACCGATGTGACCGGTGAAATCATGCTGCCTTCAGGGGTGGAAATGGTTATGCCTGGCGACAACGTGTCCATAGAAGTGAGCCTGATCAACAAGATTGCCATGGAGAAAGGGCTTCGTTTCGCGATCCGCGAGGGAGGCCGCACCGTGGGGTCTGGCCAGGTAACCGAAATCCTGGACTAA
- a CDS encoding DUF721 domain-containing protein, with protein sequence MAKKPGSGQEDAVHIGQAINDLLSSYHIKGKYDAANIVGSWERLVGKPIARRTKKVFLKDRVLFVQIESAAMKHDISLHKGHILEIFQKEFGAEVVKGIILM encoded by the coding sequence ATGGCAAAGAAACCCGGTTCAGGACAAGAGGATGCCGTGCACATAGGGCAGGCCATCAACGACCTGTTGAGTTCCTATCATATTAAGGGAAAATATGATGCGGCCAATATCGTTGGCTCGTGGGAGCGCCTGGTGGGCAAGCCCATTGCCAGGCGCACCAAGAAAGTCTTCCTTAAAGACAGGGTGCTGTTCGTTCAAATTGAATCCGCGGCCATGAAGCACGACATTAGCCTCCACAAGGGCCATATCCTTGAAATATTCCAGAAGGAATTTGGGGCCGAAGTGGTAAAAGGGATCATTTTGATGTGA